CCGCCGTCGTCGCGGCCGCGCTGGCCATCGCCGTCGTCCCCCTATGATCCGCGAGGGCCGCCCCGGGGACCTGCCGGCGCTGCGCGCCGTCCAGTCGACGACGCTGGCCGAGCCCTGGCCGGACCTGCTGGAGACGGCCATCGACGGCCCGCCGCTCGTGCTCGTCTGCGACCGGGACGGGCCCGTCGGATACGCGCTGGCCGTCGTGGACGCGCCGGTCACCTACGTCGCCGAAGTGGCCGTCGCGCCCGACCGCCAGGGCGAGGGCGTCGGTACGGAACTCGTGATGGCGCTGTTCGACCGCCTTCGCGAGCGCGGCGTCGAGCGCGTCCGGCTCACCGCCCGTACGGTGGACGAGGGCGTCCACGACTTCTACGAGCGGCTGGGTTTCGAGGTCGTCGACCGGGTCCACGACCACTACGAGAGCGGCGACGGGCTCGTGTTCGAGCGGTCGCTGTAGGCCGTCGTCGTCGAAAAAGCGGCAGCGCGTCACTCCAGCACGTCGTCGGCGGTCAGCACCCGGACGGCCGTCGGCCGCTTGACGAACTTGCCCTCCTCGGCGCCGACGACTCGCTCGACGCCGCGCTGGGCGGCCAGGTCGAGCAGACGCTGGGTAACCGGGCCGTCCACGACCACTGTCGCCGGCACCGATTCGGCGTCTTCCAGGCGGTCGAAGGCGTCGCCGGCCGGCCCGGCCTCGAGCACCGCGGCGTCGGCGTCCAGCAGTCGGACGCCGTCGCCGTCGCCGCCGACCACCTCGCGGACGTGGGCGGCCACCGTCGCCGGCCCCCGGTCGGACGCCGCCGCGTCGCTATCGTCGGCCGCGTCCGCGCCGCTTTCGTCGGCCGCCTCGCTCGCGGTACCTCGCTCGACCGCCTCGCCGTCGCCGATCGTCGCCGTACCGGCCGCTTCGACCGCTCCCGGGGCGTTCGTCCCGCCGGCGGCCTCGACGTCGTCGGCGGCCTCGGTCTCGCCCGCCGCGTCGGCTCTGACGCCGGGCTCCCCGACCTCCGCCTCGGGTCCCGCCCCCGCCGACGGAGCGGCGTCCGTCGGATCGGTCGACTCAGGGACGGTGGTCTGGCCGCCGTCGGTCGGCGTCGCCGCGTCCTCGCCGCCGGCCAGCGCCGCGACCCGGCCCTCCTCGACCGCCTCGAAGGGAACCTTGTCCCGGAGCGCCTCCATGACCTGCCGGCGCGAGAGGTCCTCGACGGACTCGCCGGACGGCGCGAAGGCGACGTAGTCGATGTTGCCGACCTGCGCGAGCTCCTTCAGGACGAGTTCGCCGCCGCGGTCGCCGTCGAGGAAGGCCGTCGTCGTCCGGCCCCGCGTGAGGTCGGCGACGGCCTCGGGGACGTCGGTCCCCTCGACGGCGACGGCGTTCTTGATGCCGTACTGCAGCAACTGGAGGACGTCGGCCCGGCCCTCGACGACCACCACGGCGTCGCTGTCGGGCACTCGCGGCCCCGCCGGGTACCCCTCGTAGTCGGTGACGGTCTCCACGCGGACGCGCTTGCGGACCTCCTCGACGATGTCGCTCGAGCTCATCGCGTCGGCCTCGAACTCGGCGAGCAGTTCGGTCGCCCGCTCGACGACCTCGCGGCGCTTCGCGCTGCGAACGTCCTCGAGTTCGGTGACCGTCACGGACGACCGGCAGGGGCCGACGCGCTCGATGGTCTCCAGCGACGCCGCCAGGATCGCCGTCTCGACGCGGTCCAACCGACTGGCGATGGTGATCTCGCCGAACGACTGCCCGCCCTCGGACTCGACGTCGACCTCCACGCGGCCCACCTGCGACCCCTCCTGTAGCTCCCGGAGGTCCAGGTCGTCGCCGAGCAGGCCCTCCGTCTGCCCGAAGACGGCGCCGACGACGTCGCTGCGCTCGACGACGCCGTTGGCCGTGAAGTCCGCGTGGATGAGGTACTTGGCGGAGTCCTGCATTGTGTCCTCGCTCGCGACGGGTCAGTGGTACTCCGTCACAAGCTAATCAGTCGTGACTTTGGCTGCGCGGCTGAAATACCTGCCGACTGCGAGGCGACGGACGCCGCCGCTGGCTGCGAGGCGATAGCCGTGCCACTCGGCGGTCGCGGGGATCAGGCGTGCTCGTCGAGCACGTCGGCGCCGCGCTGCAGCGACGTCGCAGGGTCGTCGGGCTCGTCGTTCTCGAAGACGGCCCACTCGGCGTCGACGTCGCGGGCCGCCTCGGCCGCGGCGGCGACGTCGAGTTCGCCCTCTCCGATGGCCGGCTCGCCGTCCTCGTCGGGCGCGACGTCCTTGAAATGGACGTGGGTGATCCGGTCGCCGTACCGCCGGATCAGTTCGCCCGGGTCGGCGCCGCCGGCCAGCGCCCAGCCCGCGTCGACCTCGAGAAAGAGGTCGTCGTCGGTCCGGTCGGCGAGCACGTGGTAGGCGACGCCCTCGTCGGTCTCGACGAACTCCTGGTCGTGGTTGTGGTAGTGCAGCCGCAGCCCCTCGTCGGCGAGCTTCTCCGCCAGCCCGTTCAGGCGGTCGGCGGTCTCCTCCACGGCCTCGACCGTCTCGAAGTGCTCGGGGTCGAGCCACGGGACGACCACGTCGTCGTACCCGAGCGTCTCGGCCGTCTCGACGACCCCCTCGAAGTCGTCCTCGATGGCGTCGATGCCGACGTGGGCCGACGAGGCGACGAGGCCGTTCTCGTCCAGGCGGTCGCGGACGTCCGCAGCGGGGGCCTCGTCGACGCGATAGGCGAACTCCACGCCGTCGAAAGTGGTCTCCCCGACCGCGTCGAGAATCTCCAGAATCGAGCCGTCGTAGTTCCGCAGCGTGTATAGCTGGATGGCCGTCTGCATAGCACCGCGTTCGACTGGGGGCGGGAAATAACTGCCCCCGCCTGTCAATCGCCCGTGACGTGCGGCCGGATGCCCGTCGCCGCGCTACGACTCGTCGCTCTCGGAGCCGTCGTCTGACCCGTCGCTCCCCTCGCCGCTCTGGGTCTCCTCGTGGCCCTCCACGTCGGTCTCGTCCTGCCGGTCGCCCCAGCCCTGCTGATCTTCCTCTCGTTCCACGTCGGTCTCGTCTTGCCGATCGGTATGGCCCTGCTGGCCCTCCCGCGCCGGCGTCCACGACTCGGGCGGGCGCTCCTGCCCGCGTGGCTGCCTGTGCCGCCCGGAGGCGTGAGCAGCGCCGCTCGCGCCGCCGGCGTCCCGGGTGCCGACCTGCGAGGGGTGCCGGCGCTGTCCGACGGGCACGTTGCCCCGAGACTGGCCGCCGCGGGACTGGCCGCCCTGTCGCCGGGACTGCGGCTGTCGGGGCTGCTCGCCCTGCTGTTGGCCCTGTCGCTGCTGGCTCTGCTGACGCCGACTCTGTCCACGTTGCCCGTGCTGGCTCTGCTGGCCGCGGTGACGTCCTGACTGCTGGCCCTGCCGCTGCTGCCCGCGCTGGATCGGCTGTCCGTGCTGACCCGGCTGCTGCCCCTGACGGGGCTGGTGACCTCGCCGGCCGCGCTGCTGGCCGCTGCCCTGCTGGTGTTGCTGCTGCTCGGGCTGGTGCGACAGGTTCTGCCGTCCCTGCGCCCCGCCGCCCTGCTGGTGGCGTCCCTGCTGCTGTCCGCGTGGCTGCCGGCCCTGTCGATGGCTCTGCTGGTGGCCTTGCTGCTGCTGGTGACCCTGTGGTCCCTGCTGACGGTGACCGCCGCCCTGCTGGCCGGTGCTGGTCCCCTGGCCCGACGCCCGGCGGTGGTGCTGGTACTCGGCGCTCGGTTCGTATCCCTGTCCGGGCACCTGTGAGGGACGCGGTCCTCCCTGTTCCGTCCCCTGGCCCTGATGACCACTCTGACCCTGCTGGCTACCCTGACGCTGGTGGCCGCCGTGGTGTTGCGGCCCGCCCTGTCCGGGGGACTGCTGGCCGCCCTGGTCTGTCACGTGGCTCTGACGGCGATCACCGCCCTGCCGGGTGCCGCCTCGCTGGTTCCGTCGGTTCTCCTGTCGCTCGTCGTCGCGTCGTCGTCCCATGGTGAAAGTCACGCCCGGTGTCGGGCACGGATGGCCTCTCCCCGTGCGTGATTAGTTACACGCGACGGTTCACCGACCAACGCCGCGTTACCGGCCGTCGAGGGGCGGTAGGACCCGGTTATCGATAGACAGGAGCGACGCCGGTGACGGCGACGGGGACACGAGGGGAAGGTTTTCAACGGTGGCCGACAAGAGGGGTAACGACCGCATAATGGCGTACGACGACGTCCAGTCGCGAGGAAGTCCGGGTGGGTCGCGCGGCCAGGGGGACCACCGGTACGAGTATCACGAACACGAGAGCGCCGCCGAGCTAACGACCACTCTCGTCCACGCCCTCGCGGACGTGATGGGGCGGGACGTCTCCGACGTCGAGTGGCGACTCTCCGACAGCGTCGACCCGGACGCGCTCGACCGGCTCTTCTCGACGGGGGACGGGACCGCCGGCGGCGACTGTCACGTCGCCTTCGCCGTCGAGGGGTACCGCGTCACCGTCTACGGGAACGGCGAAATCGTCATCACGCCGCCGGAGCGTCCGCCGCGCTAGGCCCCGGGCACGCCGGCGGCCTCGAAGCCGGTGATCCCCAGGGCCGAGAGGATGTAGAGGATGACCAGCACCGCGACCCAGGCGATGACCGCGATGAGGATCGCGTCGCCCCAGCCGCCGGGGTACCGGAAGTTGATCACGGCCACGTAGGCCGCCAGCGCCAGGAGCGGCCCGAGCAGCGGGATCCACCCGACGAGGAACGACACGACCGCCCAGATGATCGCGCCGATCAGCGCCGTCACGATCGCGTAGGTGTAGTCGTCCGCGTCGGTGATCACCCGCGCGCCGATGTAGATGCCCACTGCGCCGATCAGCAGGCTCACGACGAACACGATCAGGCTGTCTATTACTGCCATGCCCGAGAAGAGGTGCCCTACGAGGTTTGTTATAGATAGGTTACAGGTCCGCCGCCGGGGACCGGGTCCCGGACGGCGGCGCAGCGGCTGT
This genomic interval from Halomicrobium urmianum contains the following:
- a CDS encoding GNAT family N-acetyltransferase, encoding MIREGRPGDLPALRAVQSTTLAEPWPDLLETAIDGPPLVLVCDRDGPVGYALAVVDAPVTYVAEVAVAPDRQGEGVGTELVMALFDRLRERGVERVRLTARTVDEGVHDFYERLGFEVVDRVHDHYESGDGLVFERSL
- the dnaG gene encoding DNA primase DnaG, which gives rise to MQDSAKYLIHADFTANGVVERSDVVGAVFGQTEGLLGDDLDLRELQEGSQVGRVEVDVESEGGQSFGEITIASRLDRVETAILAASLETIERVGPCRSSVTVTELEDVRSAKRREVVERATELLAEFEADAMSSSDIVEEVRKRVRVETVTDYEGYPAGPRVPDSDAVVVVEGRADVLQLLQYGIKNAVAVEGTDVPEAVADLTRGRTTTAFLDGDRGGELVLKELAQVGNIDYVAFAPSGESVEDLSRRQVMEALRDKVPFEAVEEGRVAALAGGEDAATPTDGGQTTVPESTDPTDAAPSAGAGPEAEVGEPGVRADAAGETEAADDVEAAGGTNAPGAVEAAGTATIGDGEAVERGTASEAADESGADAADDSDAAASDRGPATVAAHVREVVGGDGDGVRLLDADAAVLEAGPAGDAFDRLEDAESVPATVVVDGPVTQRLLDLAAQRGVERVVGAEEGKFVKRPTAVRVLTADDVLE
- a CDS encoding sugar phosphate isomerase/epimerase family protein; this encodes MQTAIQLYTLRNYDGSILEILDAVGETTFDGVEFAYRVDEAPAADVRDRLDENGLVASSAHVGIDAIEDDFEGVVETAETLGYDDVVVPWLDPEHFETVEAVEETADRLNGLAEKLADEGLRLHYHNHDQEFVETDEGVAYHVLADRTDDDLFLEVDAGWALAGGADPGELIRRYGDRITHVHFKDVAPDEDGEPAIGEGELDVAAAAEAARDVDAEWAVFENDEPDDPATSLQRGADVLDEHA
- a CDS encoding HalOD1 output domain-containing protein codes for the protein MAYDDVQSRGSPGGSRGQGDHRYEYHEHESAAELTTTLVHALADVMGRDVSDVEWRLSDSVDPDALDRLFSTGDGTAGGDCHVAFAVEGYRVTVYGNGEIVITPPERPPR